A portion of the Poecilia reticulata strain Guanapo linkage group LG23, Guppy_female_1.0+MT, whole genome shotgun sequence genome contains these proteins:
- the LOC103459238 gene encoding poly [ADP-ribose] polymerase 11-like isoform X2: MFALNGEENMDTSDTLWHWYYQADCGRWHRFEDDASNRVRSEDIEKFYLNDESFMVVDAGSYVSKIDFSVMLQTDLTTGKQRRIQRNFNLENRCSCFCAPPVTWEHFDATAPYQLIPLDRRTPEYQDVAHYATHNGLLNETIVSITRIQNLDLWEMYCRKKKQLMRLKGTNSIQERRLFHGTDSENIASICTNNFDLRLAGQHGKLYGKGIYFTTYAFFANAYSTTTRAPTNGKLTKVIFLARVMVGKSKPGEIYFCKPDHGSLENVHDSCVDDLDDPMIFIIFDPNQIYPEYLIEYEL; this comes from the exons ATGTTTGCTCTAAATGGAGAAGAAAATATGGACACATCCGACACTCTGTGGCATTGGTATTACCAGGCAGATTGTGGGAGGTGGCACAGGTTTGAG GATGATGCCAGTAATCGTGTAAGGAGCGAGGATATAgagaaattttatttgaatgacGAATCCTTTATGGTTGTAGATGCCGGCAGCTATGTGagcaaaatagatttttcag TGATGTTGCAGACGGACCTCaccacaggaaaacaaagaagaatCCAGCGCAACTTTAATCTTGAGAATAG ATGCTCCTGTTTCTGTGCTCCACCTGTTACCTGGGAACATTTCGATGCTACAGCTCCTTACCAG CTGATCCCGCTGGATAGACGCACCCCAGAGTATCAGGATGTGGCTCATTATGCGACACACAATGGACTCCTGAATGAGACCATCGTATCAATAACAAGGATACAAAACTTGGACCTCTGGGAAATGTATTGCAG aaaaaagaaacaactgatGAGGCTTAAGGGAACCAACAGCATTCAAGAAAGACGGCTTTTCCACGGCACTGACAGTGAAAATATTGCCAGCATTTgcacaaataattttgatttacGGTTGGCTGGTCAGCATGGGAAACTTTATGGCAAAG GGATATATTTTACCACTTATGCATTCTTTGCAAACGCGTACAGTACCACCACTAGAGCTCCGACAAATGGTAAACTCACTAAAGTGATCTTTCTTGCTCGGGTGATGGTTGGGAAGTCGAAACCTGGAgagatttatttctgtaaaccAGATCATGGAAGTCTTGAAAATGTTCACGACAGCTGTGTGGATGATCTCGACGATCCCATGATATTCATCATATTTGATCCAAATCAGATATATCCGGAATATCTTATTGAGTATGAACTTTAG
- the LOC103459240 gene encoding poly [ADP-ribose] polymerase 11, producing the protein MLAIRSSDEESTEIEEMDTSEPNWCWFYLAECGVWHMFEIDPSAACSVTSAQIEQCYNRNQRGVMEFYTAKYTYRLDFSVMRQINVTTGKQRPIKRSLHSATGFRFICDNLALPVPCHWERINTDEPYQLVQLGRDTYEFKEVARLYDRTMDHPIKSIQRIQNLDLWEFFCRKKTQLRKVKRTLDIEERMLFHGTGHSNIQAICTFNFDWRLTGSHGDVYGKGSYFARDAKYSSKFCHTTGKHNTTLQRHGLAPPIFANEPPYKTMFLARVLVGEYTVGHPMYCRPPSKDASFTNFYDSCVDDMANPKIYVIFDSNQIYPEYLIEFY; encoded by the exons ATGTTAGCCATCAGATCTTCAGACGAGGAGTCCACTGAGATTGAGGAGATGGACACCTCAGAGCCGAACTGGTGCTGGTTCTACTTGGCCGAATGTGGAGTCTGGCACATGTTTGAG ATCGATCCCAGCGCAGCCTGCTCGGTGACCAGCGCTCAGATTGAGCAGTGCTACAACAGGAACCAGCGAGGGGTCATGGAGTTCTACACAGCCAAATACACCTACAGACTAGACTTCTCGG TTATGCGACAGATTAACGTGACAACAGGAAAACAGAGGCCAATCAAACGCTCCCTGCACTCTGCCACTGGCTTCCG gtttatttgtgaTAATCTGGCCTTGCCAGTGCCATGTCATTGGGAGAGAATCAATACAGACGAGCCTTATCAG cttgtCCAGCTCGGCAGAGACACATATGAGTTCAAGGAAGTGGCCAGGCTGTACGATAGGACCATGGATCATCCAATAAAGTCCATCCAGAGGATCCAGAACTTGGACTTGTGGGAGTTCTTCTGCAG GAAGAAAACGCAGTTGCGAAAAGTCAAGCGAACTCTGGATATCGAAGAGCGAATGCTGTTCCATGGAACAGGACACAGCAACATACAAGCTATTTGTACGTTTAACTTTGACTGGCGTCTGACAGGGAGTCACGGCGATGTTTATGGCAAAG GGAGCTACTTCGCCCGCGACGCCAAATATTCCAGTAAATTCTGCCACACGACCGGGAAACACAACACCACCTTGCAGAGGCACGGACTCGCTCCGCCTATATTTGCCAACGAACCGCCCTATAAAACCATGTTCCTCGCCAGAGTGCTTGTCGGCGAATACACGGTCGGCCATCCCATGTACTGCAGGCCGCCCTCCAAGGACGCCAGCTTCACCAACTTCTACGACAGCTGCGTGGACGACATGGCCAACCCAAAAATATACGTTATATTTGACAGCAATCAGATCTACCCAGAGTATCTGATCGAGTTCTACTGA
- the LOC103459239 gene encoding poly [ADP-ribose] polymerase 11-like, whose product MWALNEEEKMDTSDTPWYWYYLEDCGRWHRVEDDPSNSIRSEDMEEYYLRDSKCIMSVNMLNFRSKIDFSAMLQTDLATGKQRRIQRKFSLEKSCSCFCGPPVFWENFDPTAPYQLIRLSELTSEYKTVADYVSHDGLLSKSIVSISRIQNLELWEIYCRKKRQLMKIKHVQDIPERRLFHGTDTKNVDSICKYNFDLRIPKKNGRTFGNGIYFAIHASFADKYSTNSTLHGNTKSIFLARVMVGKCNLGKPDLLKPDDENAFDSCVNDANNPTIFIIFDPNQVYPEYLIEYQ is encoded by the exons ATGTGGGCTctaaatgaagaagaaaaaatggacACATCCGACACTCCATGGTATTGGTATTATCTGGAAGACTGTGGGAGGTGGCACAGAGTTGAG GATGATCCCAGCAACTCCATTAGGAGTGAGGACATGGAGGAATATTATTTGAGGGACTCGAAATGCATTATGAGCGTAAATATGTTGAACTTCCGAAGCAAGATTGATTTTTCAG cGATGTTGCAGACCGACCTCGCCACAGGGAAACAAAGGAGAATCCAACGCAAATTTAGTCTTGAGAAAAG CTGTTCCTGTTTCTGTGGACCGCCTGTTTTCTGGGAAAACTTTGATCCTACAGCTCCTTACCAG ctGATCCGACTGAGTGAGCTCACCTCAGAGTATAAGACTGTGGCAGATTATGTGAGCCATGATGGTCTCCTATCCAAATCCATCGTATCAATAAGCAGAATACAGAATCTGGAACTCTGGGAAATATACTGCAG GAAAAAGAGACAGCTCATGAAAATTAAACATGTCCAAGATATTCCTGAAAGGCGCCTTTTCCACGGGACCGACACTAAAAACGTGGACAGCATTTGCAAGTATAACTTTGATTTACGGATACCTAAGAAGAACGGAAGAACATTTGGTAACG GTATATACTTTGCCATCCATGCATCATTTGCAGACAAATATAGTACCAACAGCACACTTCATGGAAACACTAAAAGCATATTTCTTGCTCGGGTGATGGTTGGGAAATGTAACCTTGGAAAACCTGATTTACTTAAACCAGACGATGAAAACGCATTTGACAGTTGTGTGAATGATGCCAATAATCCcacaatatttattatatttgatCCCAATCAAGTATACCCGGAATATCTTATAGAGTACCAATAA
- the LOC103459238 gene encoding poly [ADP-ribose] polymerase 11-like isoform X1 — MVVDAGSYVSKIDFSVMLQTDLTTGKQRRIQRNFNLENRLCSFHRCSCFCAPPVTWEHFDATAPYQLIPLDRRTPEYQDVAHYATHNGLLNETIVSITRIQNLDLWEMYCRKKKQLMRLKGTNSIQERRLFHGTDSENIASICTNNFDLRLAGQHGKLYGKGIYFTTYAFFANAYSTTTRAPTNGKLTKVIFLARVMVGKSKPGEIYFCKPDHGSLENVHDSCVDDLDDPMIFIIFDPNQIYPEYLIEYEL; from the exons ATGGTTGTAGATGCCGGCAGCTATGTGagcaaaatagatttttcag TGATGTTGCAGACGGACCTCaccacaggaaaacaaagaagaatCCAGCGCAACTTTAATCTTGAGAATAG ACTTTGCTCCTTCCACAGATGCTCCTGTTTCTGTGCTCCACCTGTTACCTGGGAACATTTCGATGCTACAGCTCCTTACCAG CTGATCCCGCTGGATAGACGCACCCCAGAGTATCAGGATGTGGCTCATTATGCGACACACAATGGACTCCTGAATGAGACCATCGTATCAATAACAAGGATACAAAACTTGGACCTCTGGGAAATGTATTGCAG aaaaaagaaacaactgatGAGGCTTAAGGGAACCAACAGCATTCAAGAAAGACGGCTTTTCCACGGCACTGACAGTGAAAATATTGCCAGCATTTgcacaaataattttgatttacGGTTGGCTGGTCAGCATGGGAAACTTTATGGCAAAG GGATATATTTTACCACTTATGCATTCTTTGCAAACGCGTACAGTACCACCACTAGAGCTCCGACAAATGGTAAACTCACTAAAGTGATCTTTCTTGCTCGGGTGATGGTTGGGAAGTCGAAACCTGGAgagatttatttctgtaaaccAGATCATGGAAGTCTTGAAAATGTTCACGACAGCTGTGTGGATGATCTCGACGATCCCATGATATTCATCATATTTGATCCAAATCAGATATATCCGGAATATCTTATTGAGTATGAACTTTAG